In a single window of the uncultured Dysgonomonas sp. genome:
- a CDS encoding helix-turn-helix domain-containing protein yields the protein MSEIITKENERIKGFFHSIERMLDSIENYTKGYRPTLNGERFLTDREVSERLRVSRRSLQDYRTNGKIPYIQLGGKTLYRESDIQKLLDEHYRSVFE from the coding sequence ATGAGCGAAATCATTACCAAAGAGAATGAACGAATCAAAGGATTCTTTCACTCCATCGAACGAATGTTGGACAGCATCGAAAATTATACTAAAGGGTACCGACCAACCTTGAACGGCGAACGGTTTTTAACAGATAGAGAAGTGTCGGAACGGTTAAGGGTCAGCCGAAGATCGCTGCAAGATTACCGCACAAACGGAAAAATCCCCTATATTCAGTTAGGTGGCAAAACTTTGTATAGGGAGTCGGATATTCAAAAGTTACTGGATGAGCACTATCGTAGCGTATTCGAGTAG
- a CDS encoding MobC family plasmid mobilization relaxosome protein: MDDSTKKKKQKGRPPKEADKLSRSINLKLTVADYETVQKKAEKVGLTATQYAREITLKGGVKSRFTVEELNLIRQLSGEANNLNQLAKRANQAGFTHVGNEIFAIIEWIKALFYDR; encoded by the coding sequence ATGGATGACAGCACAAAAAAGAAGAAGCAAAAGGGTCGCCCACCAAAGGAAGCGGACAAGTTATCGCGGTCTATCAACCTCAAATTGACGGTTGCCGATTATGAAACAGTACAGAAGAAAGCGGAAAAAGTCGGGCTGACGGCAACTCAATATGCACGGGAAATAACTCTGAAGGGAGGGGTGAAATCACGTTTTACGGTCGAAGAATTGAACCTGATACGTCAGCTATCGGGTGAAGCAAACAACCTGAACCAGCTTGCAAAACGGGCAAATCAGGCAGGATTTACTCATGTTGGCAATGAGATTTTTGCAATAATTGAATGGATAAAAGCACTGTTTTATGATCGCTAA
- a CDS encoding BlaI/MecI/CopY family transcriptional regulator has product MQLTKAEEQIMQILWTMEEGTVQDILKGFTDNKPARTTIATVLTILEGKDFVSHRSEGRVNIYKALISKENYSKKQLFGFVKDYFNGSFSSMVSFFAKETNLSIEQMDEMLDETRKALEEETNKTK; this is encoded by the coding sequence ATGCAGCTCACAAAAGCCGAAGAACAGATAATGCAGATACTGTGGACTATGGAAGAAGGCACAGTACAGGATATACTGAAAGGATTTACTGATAATAAACCTGCCAGAACAACAATAGCCACAGTATTAACCATTCTGGAAGGAAAAGATTTCGTATCGCACCGTAGCGAAGGACGTGTAAATATATATAAAGCCCTTATTTCTAAAGAGAATTACTCAAAAAAACAACTGTTCGGATTTGTGAAAGACTATTTCAACGGATCATTTTCTTCTATGGTTTCATTTTTTGCAAAAGAGACCAACCTCTCTATTGAACAGATGGATGAAATGCTGGATGAAACGCGTAAAGCGCTTGAAGAAGAAACCAATAAAACCAAATAG
- a CDS encoding PDDEXK nuclease domain-containing protein produces MSKQNIVPTINENEYAQILQQAVAEIRTARTAIARQVNSATNAVYWNLGKLLVEKQLEEGYGSGVVKRLSVDLKTEFPDMGVSPRNLWNMKRLYERYYQSDVKLLQAVALLPWGHNLLLLDKDMSAEETLFYANEVVVKGWSRDLLLNAIKMDSYSVAKKQLKSNNFDITLPEAHAEYANEVFRSSYNLGFLRTTEPIRELELEQRLVAKIKSFVLELGKGFSFIGNQHRLEYNGKEYFVDMLFFHRGLRSLVAIELKIGSFKAEYVGKMNLYLSLLDRLERGENENQSIGIILCADKDHLDVEIALQDINKPIGVAEYQLLLPKEELQALLLDEMKAMDEEVD; encoded by the coding sequence ATGAGTAAACAAAATATAGTACCGACCATCAACGAGAACGAATATGCACAGATACTGCAACAAGCTGTAGCAGAAATTCGGACAGCTCGAACTGCTATTGCCAGACAAGTAAACAGCGCAACGAATGCTGTATATTGGAATTTGGGTAAACTTCTCGTTGAAAAGCAATTAGAAGAAGGATACGGTAGTGGTGTGGTTAAGCGATTATCTGTCGATTTGAAAACTGAGTTTCCCGATATGGGCGTTTCTCCACGTAATTTGTGGAATATGAAACGTCTGTATGAGCGTTATTACCAGTCAGATGTAAAACTGCTACAAGCTGTGGCACTTTTGCCTTGGGGACACAATCTGCTACTGCTGGACAAAGATATGTCGGCCGAAGAAACGTTATTCTATGCAAACGAAGTCGTTGTAAAAGGTTGGTCGAGAGATCTGTTGCTCAATGCCATCAAAATGGATAGCTACTCTGTAGCAAAGAAGCAACTCAAATCTAATAATTTTGATATTACCTTACCCGAAGCCCATGCCGAATATGCCAATGAGGTATTTCGGAGTTCATACAACTTAGGTTTTTTGCGAACTACCGAACCTATACGCGAGTTGGAACTTGAGCAAAGGTTGGTTGCAAAGATCAAGTCTTTCGTTTTGGAACTTGGTAAGGGGTTTAGTTTTATAGGCAATCAGCACCGCTTAGAATATAATGGAAAAGAGTATTTTGTCGATATGCTTTTCTTCCACCGCGGATTACGGTCATTGGTGGCTATTGAATTGAAAATAGGGAGTTTTAAGGCGGAATATGTGGGTAAAATGAACCTTTATCTTTCGTTGCTCGACCGTTTGGAACGGGGCGAAAATGAGAATCAATCGATAGGAATTATCCTTTGTGCTGACAAAGACCATTTGGATGTGGAGATAGCTCTGCAAGATATAAATAAACCCATCGGTGTAGCCGAGTATCAACTCCTACTACCCAAAGAGGAACTTCAAGCACTGCTATTAGATGAGATGAAAGCAATGGATGAAGAAGTGGACTAA
- a CDS encoding shikimate kinase, with amino-acid sequence MKRIFLIGYMGAGKTTAGKELAKVLELEFIDLDHFIQARYQKTVSQLFQDVGEGEFRKIESSILKEVGEFENVVISTGGGTPCFFDNMDYMNKVGTTVYLNAAPEALAARLNTCKEKRPLIKDKSEDELFAFVVESLEKRNPYYTQAQIVFETEELVNRDDVNKYVQQLIDKL; translated from the coding sequence ATGAAGAGAATATTCCTAATTGGGTATATGGGTGCCGGGAAAACTACTGCCGGAAAAGAACTTGCAAAAGTTCTCGAACTTGAATTTATAGATTTAGACCACTTTATACAAGCGCGCTACCAAAAAACAGTGAGTCAATTGTTTCAGGATGTTGGCGAAGGAGAATTCCGTAAAATAGAAAGCAGCATACTGAAAGAAGTTGGCGAATTTGAAAACGTAGTCATTTCTACAGGGGGGGGGACTCCATGTTTCTTTGATAATATGGACTATATGAATAAGGTTGGAACTACGGTGTATCTGAATGCAGCGCCAGAGGCACTCGCTGCACGATTAAATACATGTAAGGAAAAACGTCCGCTCATAAAAGATAAAAGCGAAGACGAACTTTTTGCTTTCGTAGTAGAGAGCCTGGAAAAAAGAAATCCGTATTATACTCAGGCCCAAATTGTATTCGAAACAGAAGAACTGGTAAATCGAGATGATGTTAATAAATATGTTCAGCAATTAATTGATAAATTATGA
- a CDS encoding ParA family protein produces the protein MKTKPLFIAFSTQKGGVGKSTFTVLGASYLHYLKGLNVAVMDCDYPQCSVYEMRKREIRQLETNLHYQSKAISMFESLGKQTYPIVCAKPEEAISKAHEFLAGESTEYDVVFFDLPGTINNDGVISTFMAMDYVFVPMAPSRMSMESTLSFIIPVHELLTEHKDLNLKAVHLFWNRVDGRIKKEWLEHYEGVIRQFGLPLLKTAIPQSVRYDKEQSIEGSDAVFLSTIFPADKSLLKGSNLDLLVDEISEIIHLKHQS, from the coding sequence ATGAAAACAAAACCTTTATTTATCGCCTTCTCCACTCAAAAAGGTGGTGTCGGCAAAAGTACATTTACCGTATTGGGTGCAAGCTATCTTCACTACCTGAAAGGGCTGAATGTTGCCGTGATGGATTGCGACTATCCGCAGTGTAGCGTTTATGAGATGCGTAAGCGGGAGATCCGCCAACTCGAAACTAATCTGCATTACCAGTCCAAAGCTATCTCCATGTTTGAATCGCTGGGCAAACAGACCTACCCAATAGTCTGTGCCAAGCCCGAAGAGGCAATTTCCAAAGCCCATGAGTTCTTGGCAGGAGAATCGACCGAATACGATGTGGTATTCTTCGATCTGCCTGGAACCATCAACAACGATGGTGTAATTTCCACCTTTATGGCGATGGACTACGTTTTCGTTCCGATGGCTCCCTCGAGGATGTCGATGGAAAGTACACTTTCGTTCATCATCCCAGTCCACGAGCTACTGACGGAGCATAAAGATTTGAACCTGAAAGCTGTCCATCTGTTTTGGAATCGTGTGGACGGGCGTATCAAAAAAGAATGGCTCGAACACTACGAGGGAGTTATCCGACAATTCGGGCTACCGCTACTGAAAACCGCTATTCCGCAATCTGTCCGCTACGATAAGGAGCAATCTATTGAGGGTAGCGATGCGGTTTTTCTATCGACCATCTTCCCTGCTGACAAGAGCCTGCTGAAAGGCAGCAATCTGGATTTACTGGTCGATGAAATTTCGGAAATTATTCACCTTAAACATCAATCATAA
- a CDS encoding M56 family metallopeptidase, with protein sequence METFIIYIAKTGICLGIFLVIYSLFLRPTTFFRFNRIFLLFGFVVSLIIPAIKYTYEVVIPVSVFQNIEMVSESVPETPASTINIWIVLSSLYLIGTLVLIGRNMYAYTKLRKLVKSGVKYNNKGFKLVENADINSPFTVLNYILMNTSNLSQIEKDLILKHEITHVSQKHWVDLLCSECILILQWFNPMAWVYVKLLKENHEFLADKAVIDSGVSPALYQAVLINQKFQGPVFSFSNSFNYSKPLNRLSMIKKAKSSPWKRVIVLAIIPIFGLFLWASSEPRYVFDRSETQVVPDDSIVVVGYGSMDKVSTDSLIKTKKIIVQKRKDSVSTDKNNERIEIKGVYTGSQDKAIIFIDGKKSDKTKVENLNPNDIESVSVLKDGMAVEMYGEKAKDGVIQIKTKEYAKKHPEQEIKKIQDIKVISIRKDSTNKSDNSIIIRNTNHSSGSEPLFFIDGKKVKSIQGLNPDDIESISVLKEETAISIYGTEGKNGVVLITSKKKGNTEQK encoded by the coding sequence ATGGAAACATTCATTATTTACATAGCTAAGACTGGCATTTGCCTGGGCATATTCCTTGTCATATACTCCTTATTTTTGCGCCCGACCACATTCTTTCGTTTCAACAGGATATTCCTGCTATTCGGTTTTGTGGTGTCATTGATTATCCCTGCTATTAAGTATACTTATGAAGTAGTTATTCCGGTTTCTGTATTTCAAAATATAGAAATGGTTTCAGAGTCTGTACCTGAAACACCTGCCTCCACAATCAATATCTGGATTGTATTATCAAGCCTATATCTGATTGGTACATTAGTACTGATAGGTCGTAATATGTATGCTTATACAAAGCTACGGAAACTTGTAAAAAGCGGAGTAAAATACAATAACAAAGGCTTTAAACTTGTAGAGAACGCCGATATAAATTCACCGTTCACCGTGTTGAATTATATATTAATGAATACAAGCAATCTGAGCCAGATAGAAAAAGATTTGATTCTTAAGCACGAGATAACTCATGTAAGTCAAAAACATTGGGTAGACCTCCTATGTAGTGAATGTATACTGATCTTACAATGGTTCAATCCTATGGCATGGGTTTATGTAAAACTATTGAAAGAAAATCATGAATTCCTGGCAGATAAAGCTGTGATAGACTCCGGAGTTTCCCCGGCACTTTATCAAGCAGTGTTGATTAACCAAAAATTTCAGGGACCTGTATTCTCGTTTTCCAATTCATTCAATTATTCCAAACCTTTAAATCGCTTATCCATGATAAAAAAAGCAAAAAGTTCCCCTTGGAAGAGGGTTATAGTTTTAGCCATCATCCCTATCTTCGGATTGTTTTTGTGGGCTTCGTCGGAACCTCGTTATGTATTTGACCGGTCGGAGACACAAGTCGTTCCTGACGATTCTATCGTTGTGGTCGGATATGGATCAATGGATAAGGTTTCTACCGACTCTCTTATAAAGACAAAGAAGATAATAGTGCAGAAAAGGAAAGATTCTGTTTCTACTGATAAGAACAACGAAAGAATTGAGATCAAAGGAGTGTATACCGGGTCTCAAGATAAAGCAATAATCTTTATTGATGGTAAAAAATCTGATAAAACAAAAGTTGAGAATTTAAACCCTAATGACATTGAGTCTGTCTCAGTACTCAAAGATGGTATGGCTGTAGAAATGTATGGAGAAAAAGCAAAAGATGGCGTCATTCAGATTAAAACGAAAGAATATGCGAAGAAACACCCGGAACAAGAAATCAAGAAAATACAAGATATAAAGGTAATATCAATAAGAAAAGATAGTACAAACAAAAGTGATAATAGCATCATCATTAGAAATACGAATCATTCGTCTGGAAGTGAGCCGTTATTCTTTATTGACGGGAAGAAAGTGAAGAGCATCCAGGGATTGAACCCCGATGATATAGAAAGTATCAGCGTATTAAAAGAGGAGACAGCCATATCCATATATGGTACCGAAGGTAAAAATGGTGTAGTACTAATAACTTCAAAGAAAAAGGGTAACACTGAACAGAAATAA
- a CDS encoding helix-turn-helix domain-containing protein: MEIVNIEAQTFEAMMNRFEAFAQRVEKLCEGQDKSLHHWLDNQDVCQILNISKRTLQTYRDNGTLAYTQVNHKVFYKPEDVEKVITKLKQK; this comes from the coding sequence ATGGAAATAGTAAATATAGAAGCCCAAACTTTCGAAGCAATGATGAACCGCTTTGAGGCATTCGCCCAGCGAGTAGAGAAATTATGCGAGGGTCAGGATAAAAGTCTGCATCACTGGTTGGATAATCAGGACGTTTGTCAGATACTCAATATCTCAAAGCGTACTCTCCAAACGTATCGGGACAACGGAACGCTGGCTTATACGCAAGTTAACCACAAAGTATTCTACAAGCCCGAAGATGTGGAAAAAGTCATAACCAAACTAAAGCAAAAATAA
- a CDS encoding serine protease, which translates to MKSNLSKKFFVSVIMLTSTIFAIAQDKQYTLNEDKSKVSLIVDVKQTKYTVADIQYNKRGTALLEAKVYTLGINMDTIGSWSALSNKNKIWKLNIDVPQATGFFVRFDDFYLPEGAKLYVYNKDNTSDAVVYIHTDNPSGGAYSIENLKGDNVVLEYVVSDKVTEHPRILLSDVGYKYTNGNGEHSDFKTSASCMINVNCPDAENWQYQKKGVVLLRMTKSDNKTYLCSGSLINNTNNDKTPYLLTADHCFENMSIAQIPDNTSFIFEYEYPTCQIETGAEAPKYKYHKGSEVMVINPISGGSDGALLKLSESIPDDWDVYFNGWNRENKATSSGAVIHHPMGDVKKISFYEKEPASGRWNSSSPSGTHWVLTYSKGATQGGSSGSPIFNSAGLIIGTLTGGNNQLCNLTEPDYYGKLWYHWDQYPDASRHMSKYLDPANSGVTKLAGLNNNDDIEKNIVLDNNDLSIILNTNSEVTILDGNGDYTVSSSDNKIAAAEINDNKITITALKYGAAIIEVRDKKSKMAAIKVQVVSTVKYAITGTKTLTVTLNKEDDSIKRVRIINLNGDTVIDKKGLDVKEQVIDMSILPRDTYIIQTMTKNGTKKAEKITW; encoded by the coding sequence ATGAAATCTAATCTATCGAAGAAGTTTTTTGTAAGTGTAATAATGCTTACATCCACCATTTTTGCTATTGCCCAGGATAAACAATACACACTGAATGAAGATAAGTCAAAAGTTTCATTGATTGTAGATGTGAAGCAGACCAAATACACTGTTGCTGACATTCAATACAATAAACGGGGAACCGCGCTATTAGAAGCCAAAGTGTATACACTTGGTATAAATATGGATACTATCGGGTCTTGGTCGGCCTTGTCGAACAAAAATAAAATCTGGAAGTTGAACATAGATGTACCCCAGGCAACAGGATTCTTTGTCCGGTTCGATGATTTTTATTTACCCGAAGGGGCAAAGCTATATGTCTACAATAAAGATAACACAAGCGATGCTGTTGTGTATATCCATACTGATAATCCTTCCGGTGGGGCGTATTCTATAGAAAATTTAAAGGGTGATAATGTAGTGCTGGAATATGTTGTTTCGGATAAAGTGACAGAACACCCGCGTATACTTTTATCCGATGTAGGATATAAATACACAAATGGAAACGGGGAGCATTCCGATTTCAAGACATCTGCTTCATGTATGATTAATGTAAATTGTCCTGATGCAGAAAATTGGCAATACCAAAAGAAAGGAGTAGTACTATTAAGAATGACAAAAAGCGATAATAAAACTTACTTGTGTTCGGGCTCTCTTATCAATAATACAAACAATGATAAGACACCATATTTACTTACAGCTGACCATTGTTTCGAAAATATGAGTATCGCTCAGATTCCGGATAATACTTCATTTATCTTTGAATATGAATATCCTACCTGCCAAATAGAAACAGGGGCGGAGGCTCCGAAATATAAATACCACAAAGGTTCGGAAGTCATGGTAATCAATCCGATAAGCGGCGGCAGCGATGGGGCGCTGCTCAAACTCTCGGAGAGTATTCCTGACGATTGGGATGTATATTTTAACGGATGGAACAGGGAGAATAAAGCAACTAGCAGTGGAGCTGTAATTCACCATCCGATGGGGGATGTAAAGAAAATATCATTTTACGAAAAAGAACCTGCATCCGGCAGATGGAATTCGAGTTCGCCATCCGGTACACATTGGGTACTTACCTATTCGAAAGGGGCAACTCAGGGCGGTTCATCAGGTAGCCCTATATTCAATTCGGCAGGGTTGATAATAGGTACGCTGACAGGTGGTAACAATCAGCTTTGTAATCTGACCGAGCCTGATTATTATGGAAAATTGTGGTACCATTGGGATCAATATCCGGATGCGAGCAGGCATATGAGCAAATATTTAGACCCTGCCAACTCCGGTGTAACGAAACTGGCCGGGCTGAATAATAATGATGATATAGAAAAGAATATTGTTTTAGATAATAACGATTTATCCATTATCTTGAATACAAATTCAGAGGTTACAATTCTTGATGGTAACGGTGATTATACAGTTTCATCATCGGACAATAAAATTGCAGCAGCAGAAATAAATGATAATAAGATAACGATAACGGCTCTTAAATATGGGGCGGCAATTATTGAGGTTAGAGATAAAAAAAGCAAAATGGCTGCAATAAAAGTTCAGGTGGTTAGCACTGTGAAATATGCTATAACAGGGACAAAAACGCTTACAGTAACACTCAACAAGGAAGACGATTCTATCAAGCGGGTTCGTATAATCAATCTGAACGGCGATACGGTCATTGATAAAAAAGGCCTTGATGTAAAAGAACAGGTAATAGATATGAGTATTTTACCAAGGGATACATATATCATACAAACTATGACCAAAAACGGGACAAAGAAAGCAGAGAAAATAACATGGTAA
- a CDS encoding DUF3408 domain-containing protein, giving the protein MAEESKYKALLSKVHQGVPFEKSEQNTVPTEEEGKSVDAVTESQSETKIVEQTESSQVAKPVEKRKRKPQVDYQYVFFNRIDFTHRKPLYITAATHRRLMRIVHLMDESKATISSYVENIILNHLETFKEDIDTIYQTNNLNPTE; this is encoded by the coding sequence ATGGCAGAAGAAAGTAAATACAAGGCACTCCTCTCGAAAGTGCATCAGGGCGTACCGTTTGAAAAATCTGAACAGAATACCGTACCAACCGAAGAAGAGGGAAAATCTGTTGATGCGGTTACGGAATCACAGTCGGAAACGAAAATAGTTGAGCAAACCGAATCTTCTCAGGTAGCTAAACCTGTCGAGAAGCGCAAGCGTAAACCACAAGTGGACTATCAGTATGTGTTTTTCAACCGTATAGATTTTACGCACCGCAAACCGCTCTATATAACGGCTGCGACTCATCGCCGATTGATGCGGATCGTTCACCTGATGGATGAGTCGAAAGCCACCATCAGCAGCTATGTGGAAAATATTATCCTGAATCACTTGGAGACATTCAAGGAAGATATTGATACCATCTATCAAACGAATAATCTAAACCCGACAGAATAA
- a CDS encoding site-specific integrase, translating to MNEKLSSNSLSVLFFIKKAKLLKNGEAPICMRITVNSHRSEVMIKRSILPAKWNQVKECATGNDHSTRELNHYIEVYRTKVYKIFRQLEMDNRTITARTIADILIGKEDAAQPKTLIELYAEHNSQVHALVGVDFAEVTAKKFDTSLLRLTEYLSYKYRVKDIPLAKVDGLFVRGFDLFLKTQCGCHHNSALKHLKNLKKIIRIAMSNDWVKKDPFFGIQFKEQETHVEFLSKEELNTIINMEFKIPQHSQVRDIFVFCCFTGLSFADVKGLKPEHVMADNEGELWIRKPREKTGVMCNIPLIPAAVKLMDSYKEHPICEARGVVLPVFSNICMNDYLRDIAKLCGITKPLTCHIARHTAAAVVFLANKVSLENVAKILGHKSTKMTQRYAKVLDSSIKRDMENVRAMFG from the coding sequence ATGAACGAGAAATTATCCAGCAATTCCTTATCAGTATTATTTTTCATCAAGAAAGCCAAGTTGCTAAAAAATGGTGAAGCCCCTATCTGCATGCGTATCACCGTAAATTCTCACCGCAGCGAGGTGATGATCAAACGATCAATTCTTCCTGCAAAGTGGAATCAGGTAAAAGAGTGTGCCACAGGCAACGATCATTCAACTCGTGAACTGAACCATTATATTGAGGTCTACCGCACCAAAGTCTATAAAATATTTCGACAATTGGAGATGGATAACCGTACAATTACGGCTCGCACCATTGCTGATATTCTTATCGGCAAGGAAGATGCTGCCCAACCCAAAACCCTTATTGAGCTCTATGCAGAACACAATTCACAGGTTCACGCATTGGTCGGAGTCGACTTTGCAGAGGTTACTGCTAAAAAGTTCGATACCTCCCTACTTCGCCTCACGGAATATCTGAGTTATAAATACAGGGTTAAGGATATTCCTCTTGCAAAAGTGGATGGACTATTTGTACGAGGATTCGATCTGTTTCTGAAAACTCAGTGTGGTTGTCATCACAATTCTGCTTTGAAGCACTTGAAAAATCTTAAAAAGATTATTCGCATCGCAATGTCGAACGATTGGGTAAAGAAAGATCCGTTTTTCGGCATTCAGTTCAAAGAACAGGAAACTCATGTGGAATTTTTATCTAAAGAAGAGTTGAATACAATTATTAATATGGAATTTAAGATTCCGCAACACAGTCAAGTGCGTGATATATTTGTTTTTTGCTGTTTCACTGGTCTCTCTTTTGCAGATGTAAAAGGATTGAAGCCAGAACACGTAATGGCTGACAATGAGGGTGAATTATGGATTAGAAAGCCGCGTGAGAAAACGGGAGTTATGTGTAATATTCCTCTAATTCCAGCCGCAGTTAAACTGATGGATAGCTACAAAGAGCATCCGATTTGTGAGGCACGAGGTGTTGTGCTGCCAGTATTCAGTAATATTTGTATGAACGATTATCTTCGGGATATTGCTAAATTATGCGGGATTACGAAGCCTCTAACGTGTCATATAGCCCGGCATACAGCGGCTGCGGTTGTGTTTTTAGCAAATAAAGTTTCGCTGGAAAATGTGGCTAAGATTCTCGGACACAAAAGTACAAAAATGACTCAGCGTTATGCCAAAGTATTGGATTCTTCTATCAAGCGAGATATGGAAAATGTAAGAGCTATGTTTGGGTAA
- the radA gene encoding DNA repair protein RadA, which yields MVKIKSVYVCSNCGNDSPKWLGKCPVCGEWNTYVEEIISKEKSSAKSGLHIFDTTKAKPLLLKDVQTGEEPRIDLHDGELNRVLGGGLVPGSLVLIGGEPGIGKSTLILQTVLGLNGIKTLYISGEESARQLKLRADRINSNSENCFIVCETNLEQIFVHIQNLNPELVIVDSIQTVFTDAVESSPGSVSQVRECSAAILKFAKETNTPVVLIGHINKEGSIAGPKVLEHIVDTVLQFEGDQHYMYRILRSIKNRFGSTAELGIYEMRQNGLREVSNPSELLLTQNHEGLSGVSISASIEGIRPFLIETQALVSTAAYGTPQRSATGFDLRRMNMLLAVLEKRAGFKLIQKDVFLNIAGGLKVNDPGMDLSVISAVLSSSLDISIEKHVCMTGEVGLSGEIRPVNRIEQRILEAEKLGFSKILVPQNNLKGFTSKVNIEIIQVRKVEEAFRQLFG from the coding sequence ATGGTAAAGATAAAATCGGTATACGTTTGCAGCAATTGTGGAAATGATTCGCCCAAATGGCTGGGTAAATGTCCTGTATGCGGTGAATGGAATACCTATGTAGAAGAAATAATAAGTAAAGAAAAATCATCGGCTAAAAGCGGGTTGCATATATTCGACACCACGAAAGCAAAACCTTTGCTCCTAAAAGATGTTCAGACAGGTGAAGAGCCGCGCATCGACTTGCACGACGGAGAGCTCAACCGAGTGCTGGGAGGAGGACTTGTTCCAGGCTCTCTTGTATTGATAGGAGGGGAGCCCGGTATCGGTAAGTCTACTTTGATATTGCAGACTGTATTAGGCCTGAACGGAATAAAGACGTTATATATATCGGGAGAAGAGAGCGCACGCCAGTTGAAACTACGTGCCGACCGTATCAACTCTAACAGTGAAAATTGTTTTATAGTCTGCGAAACTAACCTGGAACAGATATTCGTGCATATACAGAATCTGAATCCCGAATTAGTCATTGTCGATTCCATTCAGACGGTTTTTACCGATGCAGTGGAATCTTCACCGGGTAGCGTATCGCAAGTGCGCGAATGCTCTGCCGCAATACTCAAGTTTGCGAAAGAAACAAATACACCTGTTGTACTGATAGGACATATCAATAAAGAAGGTAGTATAGCCGGGCCAAAGGTATTGGAGCATATAGTGGATACAGTACTCCAGTTCGAGGGGGATCAGCATTATATGTACCGTATTCTGCGCAGTATTAAAAACCGTTTTGGTAGTACTGCAGAGCTAGGTATTTACGAGATGCGTCAAAATGGATTACGTGAAGTCAGCAATCCTTCAGAGTTGTTATTAACTCAAAATCATGAAGGATTGAGTGGTGTATCCATTTCTGCCTCTATCGAAGGCATCCGCCCCTTCTTAATCGAAACGCAGGCATTGGTCAGCACGGCTGCATACGGTACGCCGCAACGTTCGGCCACTGGGTTTGATCTTCGCCGGATGAATATGCTTCTTGCCGTGTTGGAAAAACGGGCGGGTTTCAAACTTATCCAAAAAGATGTTTTTCTGAATATTGCGGGAGGATTGAAAGTAAACGATCCCGGCATGGACTTATCCGTTATCAGTGCCGTATTATCGTCCAGTCTCGATATTTCTATAGAAAAGCATGTATGTATGACAGGTGAAGTCGGTCTGTCCGGAGAAATCCGTCCGGTAAATCGTATCGAACAGCGTATCCTGGAAGCAGAAAAACTCGGGTTCTCAAAAATACTTGTGCCACAAAATAATCTGAAAGGATTTACATCGAAAGTCAATATCGAAATCATTCAGGTGAGAAAGGTAGAAGAGGCTTTCAGGCAGCTTTTCGGATAA